The Stygiolobus azoricus genome window below encodes:
- a CDS encoding TATA-box-binding protein, with translation MVATVTLEQSLDLYAMERSVPNVEYDPDQFPGLIFRLESPKVTSLIFKSGKMVVTGAKSTDELIKAVKRIIKTLKKYGMQLTGKPKIQIQNIVASANLHVIVNLDKAAFLLENNMYEPEQFPGLIYRMDEPRVVLLIFSSGKMVITGAKREDEVHKAVKRIFDRLAELDCIRPVEEEELEF, from the coding sequence ATAGTAGCTACTGTAACCCTCGAACAATCATTAGACCTTTACGCAATGGAGAGAAGCGTTCCTAACGTTGAATATGACCCTGATCAGTTTCCAGGTTTAATTTTCAGACTTGAATCTCCCAAGGTTACTTCATTAATTTTCAAGTCAGGTAAAATGGTAGTAACCGGAGCTAAAAGTACTGATGAATTGATCAAAGCAGTAAAGAGAATTATAAAGACGCTTAAAAAATATGGAATGCAGCTTACCGGAAAACCTAAGATACAAATTCAAAATATAGTTGCATCAGCTAACCTTCATGTAATAGTTAATTTGGATAAGGCAGCATTTCTCCTTGAAAATAACATGTACGAGCCTGAACAGTTCCCAGGTTTAATATATAGAATGGATGAGCCTAGAGTAGTTTTACTCATATTCAGTAGCGGAAAAATGGTAATTACTGGAGCAAAGAGAGAAGACGAGGTACATAAGGCTGTAAAAAGAATTTTCGACAGGCTTGCCGAATTAGACTGTATAAGACCAGTAGAGGAAGAAGAGTTAGAGTTTTAA
- a CDS encoding DUF5622 domain-containing protein gives MVLKHQKYQYVQISSDHFVKIRVFKSRLEESNPPDAYLILNRLVKRLPRKAKVIKVEDLPVEIRDKLGIKTEEKTETKKEQK, from the coding sequence ATGGTACTAAAACATCAGAAATATCAATACGTTCAAATAAGTTCAGATCATTTTGTAAAGATCCGTGTCTTTAAGTCGAGACTTGAAGAGTCTAATCCACCAGACGCATATCTCATTTTAAACAGACTTGTAAAGAGACTTCCTAGGAAAGCTAAAGTGATAAAAGTAGAAGATCTACCTGTCGAAATTAGGGATAAATTAGGGATAAAAACTGAAGAAAAAACAGAAACTAAGAAGGAGCAGAAGTAG
- a CDS encoding DUF373 family protein has product MEKILVIYIDIDDDLGRIGIKTPVIGESEVSQAIRIAEEKIPTDSDLNTMIVAYNIFKKMRNEGQNVEITFISGSEGSSLESQLQFSKKLDDVIKKVNPSKAIVVYDSPEDAKAIPIIQSRLPIAGIERVLVEQYRGVEETYVLLGRYIKRALSEPRFSRIFLGVPGIILFILGLFSLLNLTAYAGPIIMMVIATALIIRGLGIDDLIESWWENSTIMVIVSIIALISLIAGIVNGYFAFINLKTYNALTEFQVLLSILPYVVFASVVLFGGKAVNKIIAKDIKVWHDIFKIFSTVIIYYIIVVVAKNLEQNSTEVGLQTIYSLSITTLVLISVYILMNIIEKYKFNSTSAPS; this is encoded by the coding sequence ATGGAGAAGATTCTGGTAATATACATTGATATTGACGATGATCTAGGCAGGATTGGAATTAAGACACCAGTTATAGGAGAGTCAGAAGTATCTCAAGCAATTAGAATCGCTGAGGAGAAAATTCCCACTGACTCAGACCTAAACACTATGATAGTAGCTTACAATATATTCAAGAAAATGCGCAATGAAGGGCAAAATGTGGAGATTACATTCATTTCAGGTAGTGAAGGCAGTTCATTGGAAAGTCAGTTACAATTTTCAAAAAAACTGGATGATGTAATAAAAAAAGTAAATCCGTCTAAGGCTATAGTAGTATATGATAGTCCTGAGGACGCAAAAGCTATCCCAATAATTCAATCGAGGCTTCCCATCGCAGGTATAGAAAGAGTTTTGGTAGAGCAGTATAGGGGAGTTGAAGAGACTTATGTTCTACTTGGAAGGTATATAAAGAGAGCCTTATCAGAACCTAGATTTTCACGGATTTTTTTAGGAGTACCAGGGATTATTTTGTTTATATTAGGTCTCTTTTCCCTGCTTAATTTAACAGCTTATGCCGGTCCTATAATCATGATGGTTATAGCAACAGCACTCATAATTAGAGGTTTGGGAATAGATGATTTAATAGAAAGTTGGTGGGAAAACTCTACTATTATGGTTATAGTATCAATTATTGCATTAATTTCTCTTATCGCCGGTATAGTAAACGGTTATTTTGCTTTTATCAACTTGAAAACTTATAATGCACTAACGGAATTTCAGGTTCTATTAAGTATACTTCCCTATGTTGTTTTCGCTTCTGTAGTTCTATTCGGGGGTAAGGCTGTTAACAAAATAATAGCTAAAGATATAAAAGTGTGGCATGATATTTTTAAGATCTTTTCAACAGTCATAATATATTACATTATAGTGGTAGTGGCTAAAAACCTAGAACAGAATTCAACAGAAGTGGGTTTACAAACTATTTATTCCTTATCTATAACTACACTCGTTTTAATTTCTGTGTATATACTAATGAATATAATAGAAAAATATAAGTTCAACTCTACTTCTGCTCCTTCTTAG